The Petropleomorpha daqingensis genome includes a window with the following:
- a CDS encoding S9 family peptidase: MIEPLSTDVRLAVTEIAGTAGAWCPALSPEGDGLAYVTDRSGLPRLETASLVQDTPPAVLSGMDEEVVSVAWSPDGAWLAYLVSPGGSICAELHVVRPDGSDHRVVAGADPFVTVFAGGWTRPGRYVCSIAPGDGPDADVVLVDAETGAHRTLARGGFLAVTSVSADECWVLARRGPRNFRHVVLGDVATGELRRVIPLDAPGGIASEDGRFGPDGRSVYLRASLPGEPGADREGLVVVPLSDDGVPGPGRVLLSRPDADLDGYAVRADGTVLAVWTCEGVTQLRLHDPADGAVLREVPLPEPVMPGWSLTGDGTRLIAELTGPRAPRSLWVVPLDGTEPHPLPTSPRRPNPDLLVEPVLHRYRAPDGLELSGWLYVPRGVEGPNRTVISFHGGPEGQERPGWSPVAQSLVAAGFTVFAPNVRGSGGSGRAFTCADDGAARESSFQDVPATVRTLVDSGFAAPGRIGAHGWSYGGYLTLVALTRWPDLFAAGATLAGMSDLRSFFAGTERWMAAASVTEYGDPIADREMLAAISPMTHLDRLTSPVLLCHGDRDTNVPVGESVQAHQELQARGGPSELFLLPGEGHTIVGRDHLVELSERVAAWFDRWL; encoded by the coding sequence GTGATCGAGCCGCTCTCCACCGATGTGCGGCTCGCCGTCACCGAGATCGCCGGCACCGCCGGTGCCTGGTGCCCCGCGCTGTCGCCGGAGGGCGACGGGCTCGCCTACGTCACCGACCGCTCGGGCCTGCCCCGGCTGGAGACCGCGTCGCTGGTCCAGGACACGCCGCCGGCCGTCCTGTCCGGGATGGACGAGGAGGTCGTCTCGGTCGCCTGGTCGCCGGACGGCGCGTGGCTGGCCTACCTGGTCAGCCCCGGCGGCTCGATCTGCGCCGAGCTGCACGTGGTCCGCCCCGACGGCAGCGACCACCGCGTCGTGGCCGGCGCCGACCCGTTCGTCACCGTCTTCGCCGGCGGCTGGACCCGGCCGGGGCGCTACGTCTGCTCCATCGCGCCGGGCGACGGTCCGGACGCCGACGTCGTCCTGGTCGACGCCGAGACCGGCGCGCACCGCACGCTGGCCCGGGGCGGCTTCCTCGCGGTGACCAGCGTGTCCGCCGACGAGTGCTGGGTGCTGGCCCGCCGCGGACCGCGGAACTTCCGGCACGTCGTCCTCGGGGACGTCGCCACCGGCGAGCTGCGCCGGGTGATCCCGCTGGACGCGCCCGGCGGGATCGCGTCGGAGGACGGCCGGTTCGGTCCCGACGGGCGGTCGGTCTACCTGCGGGCCTCGCTGCCGGGCGAGCCGGGTGCCGACCGCGAGGGGCTGGTCGTCGTCCCGCTCTCGGACGACGGCGTCCCAGGTCCCGGCCGGGTGCTGCTGTCCCGCCCGGACGCCGACCTCGACGGCTACGCCGTCCGCGCCGACGGCACCGTGCTCGCCGTCTGGACCTGCGAGGGCGTCACCCAGCTGCGCCTGCACGACCCGGCCGACGGCGCGGTGCTGCGCGAGGTGCCGCTGCCCGAACCCGTGATGCCCGGCTGGTCGCTGACCGGCGACGGCACCCGGCTGATCGCCGAGCTGACCGGCCCGCGCGCACCGCGGTCCCTGTGGGTGGTGCCGCTGGACGGGACCGAGCCGCACCCCCTGCCGACGTCGCCGCGCCGCCCCAACCCCGACCTGCTGGTCGAGCCGGTGCTGCACCGCTACCGCGCTCCCGACGGTCTGGAGCTGTCCGGCTGGCTGTACGTGCCGCGCGGGGTCGAGGGGCCCAACCGGACGGTGATCAGCTTCCACGGCGGGCCGGAGGGGCAGGAGCGGCCGGGGTGGTCACCGGTCGCGCAGTCGCTGGTCGCCGCGGGGTTCACCGTGTTCGCGCCGAACGTCCGGGGCTCGGGTGGGTCCGGGCGCGCGTTCACGTGCGCCGACGACGGCGCGGCCCGCGAGTCGTCGTTCCAGGACGTGCCGGCGACCGTGCGCACCCTGGTGGACTCCGGGTTCGCCGCGCCCGGGCGGATCGGCGCGCACGGCTGGTCCTACGGCGGCTACCTGACGCTGGTCGCGCTGACCCGCTGGCCGGACCTGTTCGCCGCCGGCGCGACGCTGGCCGGGATGAGCGACCTGCGCAGCTTCTTCGCCGGCACCGAGCGGTGGATGGCCGCGGCGTCGGTGACCGAGTACGGCGACCCGATCGCCGACCGGGAGATGCTCGCGGCGATCTCGCCGATGACGCACCTGGACCGGCTCACCTCGCCGGTCCTGCTGTGCCACGGCGACCGGGACACGAACGTGCCGGTGGGCGAGTCGGTGCAGGCGCACCAGGAGCTGCAGGCGCGCGGCGGGCCCAGCGAGCTGTTCCTGCTGCCGGGGGAGGGGCACACCATCGTGGGCCGCGATCACCTGGTGGAGCTGAGCGAGCGGGTGGCGGCCTGGTTCGATCGGTGGTTGTGA